In Labeo rohita strain BAU-BD-2019 chromosome 16, IGBB_LRoh.1.0, whole genome shotgun sequence, one DNA window encodes the following:
- the LOC127178089 gene encoding transmembrane protein 200A, with amino-acid sequence MSEVNAPTEEVSVTPPDLETPPVRSHRGPVIGGLHLRSAPGACLLFAGVLLIVGIGVAVGGYWNSQPRRQTIHHVSTGRTSSEKLKLIGPVIMGVGLFIFICANTILYENRDRERRKRGQRKDDQEILLVQTHRNNSKRFSRTETNTSTHTLDLSELNIHCLEDGAGIATLKCSLSSSGSCSSSQVNLESGSLFRDCRNMERLALPVIKVNDCLIASSDPVPPPLPERTYRNKMGVENVTNVELTQVNLADSSLMTLNKEEPKDLLCSLRSA; translated from the coding sequence ATGTCTGAGGTTAATGCTCCCACAGAAGAAGTCTCTGTAACACCCCCAGATTTGGAGACTCCGCCCGTAAGGTCTCATAGAGGGCCTGTGATTGGTGGACTGCATTTGCGTTCTGCACCAGGGGCCTGTTTGTTGTTTGCTGGCGTTTTGCTAATAGTAGGAATCGGCGTCGCTGTGGGAGGTTATTGGAACAGTCAGCCCCGTCGACAAACAATACATCATGTTTCAACTGGACGCACCTCTTCAGAGAAACTGAAGCTGATTGGTCCTGTCATCATGGGGGTGGGGCTTTTCATCTTTATTTGTGCCAATACAATTCTCTATGAAAATCGCGACCGAGAACGTCGTAAACGAGGCCAACGTAAAGACGACCAGGAGATCCTGCTAGTACAAACTCATAGGAATAATTCAAAACGCTTCTCACGAACAGAAACGAACACTAGCACGCATACACTGGACTTGTCTGAACTCAACATCCACTGTTTAGAAGACGGGGCCGGAATTGCAACCCTAAAGTGTTCTTTGTCGTCCTCTGGCTCATGTAGCTCTAGTCAAGTGAACTTGGAATCTGGATCACTCTTCCGAGATTGCAGAAACATGGAAAGATTGGCCTTGCCTGTGATTAAAGTCAATGACTGCCTGATTGCTTCCTCAGACCCGGTGCCTCCACCTCTTCCTGAACGGACTTACCGGAACAAGATGGGAGTggaaaatgtaacaaatgtgGAGCTAACACAAGTGAATCTTGCGGATTCATCTCTAATGACACTGAACAAGGAAGAGCCAAAAGATCTGTTGTGCTCATTAAGGTCCGCATAG